The genomic window TTATTTTAGTTGGTATCGCACTTTCGATCTTCAAACATAGATAAGAACCAAGGCTGATTCTGATTTGAATTCTGCGGCAATTGCCATCGCTCATCATATTCAATTTGCGACAAATATAAGCCGTCCGGCATAAATGTTGGCGCAGATAAACTTCTATCTCTGCTTTGCAATACAAGCGCTATCCAGTCTGGATCTTTTTTCCCCGTACCAACGGCAATCAGAGCCCCCATAATATTTCTAACCATGTGGTGCAAGAATGCGTTAGCTCGCAGACTAAAAACAATCAAATCGCCTTGCTGTCTAATTTCTATTTTATACATATGCTTGATCGGAGACTTAGCTTGGCAAGCAGCGGCCCTAAACGCAGTAAAATCATGCTCACCAACCAAATGGCTGGCGGCTAAGCGCATTCTATCCACATCCAAGGGCCGATATACCCATCCAGCACGTTTAGACCACATAGGGGATCGAATGCAACTGTTGTAAAGCAAATAGTGGTAGGTACGAGCATGTGCACTAAATCGCGCATGAAAATTATCTTGTCGATCTGGATCAAAAAAAGCAAGCTTATGAACCCAACGCACAACAATCGATGAAGGCAAAAAGGCGTTAACGCCATTTAACCACGAATGCTCTGACCTATCTAGTACAGTATCAAAATGAATAATTTGCTCTGTAGCATGAACACCAGTATCTGTTCGTCCAGCACAGTTTGTTGCAATGACGCACTGAGCAAATCGCCCAAGCGCCCTTTCAAGAGCATCTTGTACAGTTTCACCGCCAGGTTGCGTTTGCCACCCATGCCAACAACTACCGTCGTACTGCACACCGAATACAAGTCGCTTCATTTCGAATATTCTATTTCTGAAAAAAATAAAACGGGCGCAAGCTATACGCTGCGCCCGTTCATGTTAAGAATTGAGATTTAAATCAGTTGTGAGAGCATAGCTTTCGCTTTTTCAATTTGATCTGAGGTTCCGCCTTTCAACACCTCATCCAACAATTCACGGGCACCTTCCTTATCCCCAATTTCTTGATACGCTACGGCAAGATCTAATTTGGTCGCCATTTCAGCATTGTAAGAAGAGACATCATCATTCGTCGATACTGGAATATCAAGCTTCAAGTCATCAGAACCGAGATCTAGATTAATTCCGGACAAGTCAAACTCAAACGCAGATGGCGCCGAAGCTAACGCAGCGTCCGCATTATCAGTAGGCATAACAAGATCATGCTCAGCTTTCAGACCTGAGAAGTCCAAACTATTTTCAGTTGAACTCGACTCAAATGCCAAGTTGTTTTCATCTACCAACGACGCAGACTTGAACTCAGAGACCTCAGACTTTAGACTGCCAGCATTATCCTCAACAGTTGCGACCTTAACGTCAGCATCACTTGATCCAAAATCAAAGTCGATAACACCAAAATCGACAGAGCTCTCCTCAACAACCGACTTTTGAACAGCCACCTCAGACACCTCACTTAACATCGCAGGGGCAACATCAAGTTCATTTGTCGGCGCGATGTCCGGCATGTCCAAATCAAAATCCAGCGAATCTATATCCAATATCGGCTCAAGATTACTATCCTTAGTACTTACAAATTCAGCATTTGGATGATTAGGATCCTCCGTTAAGCCAGACGCAGTATCAATGATGCTAATTGAATCCAACATGTCTTGAGAAAGTGAATTACCCAGTAAAGATTCTGGATCTAGATCATCTTGTGGCTGAGTACTTGCACCTAGAGCAGCAGAACCGCCTGAGAAATCTGAATGTGACTTGCCTCCAGCGTATAAAGGGTTAGTCGGCTCTAAAGTGACCCCCATAGAAATAGCTTGAGCCCATTCATCGCCTTCACCACTCGTCATGCCATACAACTCACTAGCAAGACGCTCGAACGATCTTGGATCTTTACGACTAAAATAAATCTCAAGTAGCTTCACCCGCACAGCATGACGCTCAGGCTGTGTGCGCAAAGCCTCTTTCAATATCTCTTCAGCTTGAGAATCTCGACCGTAGGCAATGTATACATCAGCCTCAGCAACCGGATCAACTTCATTCGCATCCAACTGGCTCGCTGAAGGCGCAAAATTAGAATTAAAAACACTATTATTTGTATCTACGCTTTGACCACCGGTAGAACCAAACATCGAGTTCGCTTTCATACTCGAGCCAGTAAGAACGCTATCATCAAATTGTTGGGTTTTTTTATTGCGACGACTTGACCACAAACCAACGCCGCCCAACAAAGCCAAAACCACAGTACCAGGCAACAACCAATCACTCCAATTATCATACCAATTTGATTCTGGCGGCGGCGGCGGTGGTGGTGGTGCAACTTTCTTCTTGACAGGCGGTATTGGTGTCGCCACTGCGGATGCAGAAACGTCCGGCGCAGATGCGGCGCTTACTACGGCAGCAGGCGCAGGTGCCTGCACCTCAGGTTTAGACGCACTAGTTGGAGCGACAACATTAGCAACTGCTTTCGCAGATGCTGCAGATTGCTTTTCTGCAAGATCCTTATTTTTCAGTTCTAGAATCTTCTGTAAATCACCAACGTTTTTTTCCAACTCTTTGACCCGTGCATTTGCATCAGCAACGGCTCTATCTTTCGCAAGCTTATCCTCATCAACTGTGACTTTTCCTGTGGCAGTTTTTGACGAGGCAGTCGTCGTGGCTTTAGACAATTTCAATTTATCCAAAGACTCATTGCTAGCCGTTGGCACTTCCTTCACTTTAGCAGTAATAGAGCCGCTAACACTTTGTTTGCTCTCAACTGTTTTCTGCGCCGGTGCATCAGCCACCTGCCCAGCCAATTTATTTCTATATGAAGTAAAATCAGCGGCATGTGCCATCACCACAGAACGAGACTCACTTCCACTATTTGATCGAACCTCACTCGCGTCGGGAATAGATAAAATCTGCCCCGACTTCAAGCGATTCATGTTATTTCCAGAAAACGCCTGAGGGTTTGCTTTATACAAACCTACCAGCATTTGATCCAAGGAAACACCATCGCCTCGGTGTGCCTCAGCGATTTTACCAAGAGTATCTCCCCTCTTAACCTGATAGTCAGAAGTGGATCTTTCGTCCTTAACCGCAACGGATTTATCGACTGTCTTTTTTGGAGTAACAGTCGCGACTGATGGCGTTGCCTGAGTAGCCACTGAACTGGAGGCAGCTTGAGATTTGGATTGCGATGCAGTTTTTACAGATGCATTTTGTGATGTAACGCTTACGGGATTTGCAACTTGGGCAGACTGGCTACTTCTAAGCTCTGCTGGATCAAGAAGAAACGTATACTCACGTAATAATTTTCCATTATTGGAATTCATCTCAAGCAACAAATCAACAAATGGTTCATTCATGGCCTGTGTTGACGATAGGCGGATCACATACCCTGCACCTCGAGATTCAACAGCAAAGCGCAACGACAGTAATGCCGGATTAAAATCTATGCTTGACTGCCTAAACGCTTCCGCCGAAGCCAACTTGGGCACCAAGGAACTGATTTCATCCTTATCGGGAGAGGTGAGCTCAATTTCAGCCCTTAAAGGCTGCCCCAAAGCTGAAAGCACAGTCAGCTTCCCAAGACCTGTGGCATTGGAGTCAGAAAACAATAAAAATGTCGAGGCTACCGCCGCACTCAACACTTTACGGCCTAGTGAACTCATTGGTAAACGTTTATCGTTATGCATTTTATAGGACATTTTTTTTGATCTTTGGCAATTACAGTTAGCGAGAGCAGTTTTTGTCAATCGCGTCTAATTGTTATCTTATTGTCTTAAGATAACATTACAGAGTTAGCCGCGCAAGCTTAACCCGATTTCCGCCCATGGTAAATAAATTAAGAAGGCAAACTATTTATTACATTAAAAATCGTTGTTGCAGTTTAACAATCTAAAAAAATGAGCCGAAATTCGGATTCAGAAATCAAATTGAAATAAAAAAGCTACTCATTCACGAATCGAACAACAAATTTGGCAATACGCAATTTGAGAGCCTACCTCTGCATAATAGCTGATCACCAATAATAAAGGCACAGAAGCAATCAAATACTTACAAAGCATTTACATTTTTCAAAAAATATAACCAAGAAAAAAATAAAGTGAATTGATCGAACATAAAAAATCTTCGTTTGGAAATCGCAAATCAACAGCTGTCTGACAGAAAACTCAAAACTATGGGTCTCGCAAGTAAAAAGAGCCTATGAAAAATCTTTTCATTGGCTCTATTCATATTACATTTACTGCAAAATTACAAATTTAATCCGCAATTAAAATTTTCAGCATGCGTCTCAATGGCTCCGCAGCGCCCCACAATAATTGATCGCCCACCGTAAATGCGGATAAATACTCACCGCCCATCTGCATTTTCCTTAAACGCCCCACAGGAATAGTCAAACTACCAGTTACCGCAGCTGGCGTTAGGTATTGCATAGATGCTGCGCGCTCATTTGGCACGACTTTTACCCATTGATTATTTTGAGCAATCATATCGTTGATTTCATCCAGCGGAACATCGCGTTTCAACTTAATAGTCAAGGCCTGCGAGTGACAACGCATCGCACCAACTCGAACACACAAGCCGTCTACCGGAATCGCTGCTGTACCGAAGGCTTCACCTGTGCCAAGAATCTTATTGGTTTCAGCGCCAGCTTTCCATTCCTCTTTCGAAACGCCATTACCCAAATCTTTATCTATCCAGGGTATCAAATTTCCCGCCAATGGCGCGCCAAATTGTTTAATTTCATCGGCAGCAAAGGAATGCTGCTTGGACAAAACTTTCCTATCAATTTCAAGGATAGCCGCTGCAGGATTGTCGAGTAAAGCTTTCACTTCTGCATGAATCGAACCGAATTGCGTCAACAACTCTCGCATGTGTTGCGCACCACCACCAGACGCAGCCTGATAAGTCATGGATGACATCCAGTCAACCAGATTATGCTGAAACAAGCCGCCAAGGCCCATTAGCATACAAGAAACCGTGCAATTGCCACCGATATAGTTTTTCACTCCGCGACTAAATCCAGACTTGATCACATCGAGATTTACAGGATCGAGCACAATAATTGCGTCATCATCCATACGCAAGCTAGAAGCTGCATCGATCCAGTAGCCATTCCAGCCAGCCGCACGCAATTTAGGGAAAATTTCCGTGGTGTATTCACCTCCTTGGCAGGTAATAATAATGTCGCACTTTTTTAATGCGTCGATATCATTTGCGTCTTTTAATGTTTTTTCATTCTTTGCCATCGCAGGAGCTGCGCCACCTGTATTTGACGTCGAAAAAAACATAGGTTCGATATGGGCAAAATCACCCTCCTCCTGCATGCGTTGCATCAAGACCGAACCCACCATTCCACGCCAACCTACCAAACCAACTAGTTTCATCATCTTTCCCTAATAGTTACAAGAATACCTGCAATTTCACTACAAACTTATTTATACGGCAGTCCAAATTACGACAAAGCCTGAACTACCGCAGCACCCATCTCAACCGTGCCGACTTTAGTCGTACCCGCTTCATAGATGTCTGGCGTACGCAATCCCTGCGCCAACACTTTTTTCACCGCATCTTCTATGCGATCAGCTTGCTCAGGTTTCCCTAAAGAAAAACGCAACATCATCGCTGCCGACAAAATGGTAGCCAAAGGATTAGCCACACCCTTACCTGCGATATCAGGAGCAGAACCATGCGATGGCTCATATAAACCCTTATTATTCGCGTCGAGCGAGGCCGATGGCAACATACCGATAGACCCTGTCAACATCGCTGCAGCGTCAGACAAAATATCACCAAACATATTGCCAGTAACAATAACGTCAAATTTTTTCGGCGCACGCACCAACTGCATCGCTGCATTATCTACATACATGTGATCCAGAGCAACATCCGGATATTCTTTATGAACATCGATAACGACATCCTTCCAGAATTGGAAAGTTTCTAAAACATTGGCCTTGTCTACACTGGTTAGGCGTTTATCGCGTTTTTGCGCTGCCTGGAATGCAACGTGAGCGATGCGCCGTATTTCACCCTCGGCATAACGCATGGTATCAAAGCCCTCACGTTGCCCCTTAAATGGGCCATCCGGGCAAATACGCACCCCACGCGGCTGCCCAAAATAGATATCACCTGTCAATTCACGAATAATCAAGATATCCAAACCAGACACAACCTCAGGTTTCAAGGTGGAAGCACCAGCCAATTCTGGATATAAAATTGCTGGACGCAGGTTTGCAAAGAGATTTAGATTTTTACGCAGACCAAGAATCGCTTGCTCTGGGCGCAAAGACCGTTCCAGACTATCATATTTCCAATCCCCGACAGCCCCGAACAAGACTGCGTCAGCATCTTGGGCTAATTTTAACGTAGCCTCAGGCAAAGGGTGTCCCGACGCTTCATAGCCTGCACCGCCAACCGGCGCAGTTTCCATCTCAAAAGATTCGCCCAATGCATTTAATACTTTAACTGCTTGCGCTACGATTTCTGGACCTATCCCATCACCCGGCAATATTGCAATTTTCATTTTATTTCAAATCCGTTTGAGTCAAATTAAATAGTATTTATTAGCCAAGGTTGCGTTGTCACATGTCGCTCTTCGAAAGCACGAATTTTGTCAGCCTGACGCAATGTCAGTCCTATATCATCCAAGCCATTCAACAGGCAATACTTGCGAAATGCATCAACATCAAATGGGTAAGAAGCGCTCGCATTGGAAGTCGTAACAACTTGATTCTCTAAATCAACAATCAAGCGATAACCTGGAAAAGCCTTTACCTCATT from Undibacterium parvum includes these protein-coding regions:
- the truA gene encoding tRNA pseudouridine(38-40) synthase TruA — protein: MKRLVFGVQYDGSCWHGWQTQPGGETVQDALERALGRFAQCVIATNCAGRTDTGVHATEQIIHFDTVLDRSEHSWLNGVNAFLPSSIVVRWVHKLAFFDPDRQDNFHARFSAHARTYHYLLYNSCIRSPMWSKRAGWVYRPLDVDRMRLAASHLVGEHDFTAFRAAACQAKSPIKHMYKIEIRQQGDLIVFSLRANAFLHHMVRNIMGALIAVGTGKKDPDWIALVLQSRDRSLSAPTFMPDGLYLSQIEYDERWQLPQNSNQNQPWFLSMFEDRKCDTN
- a CDS encoding FimV/HubP family polar landmark protein, with the protein product MSYKMHNDKRLPMSSLGRKVLSAAVASTFLLFSDSNATGLGKLTVLSALGQPLRAEIELTSPDKDEISSLVPKLASAEAFRQSSIDFNPALLSLRFAVESRGAGYVIRLSSTQAMNEPFVDLLLEMNSNNGKLLREYTFLLDPAELRSSQSAQVANPVSVTSQNASVKTASQSKSQAASSSVATQATPSVATVTPKKTVDKSVAVKDERSTSDYQVKRGDTLGKIAEAHRGDGVSLDQMLVGLYKANPQAFSGNNMNRLKSGQILSIPDASEVRSNSGSESRSVVMAHAADFTSYRNKLAGQVADAPAQKTVESKQSVSGSITAKVKEVPTASNESLDKLKLSKATTTASSKTATGKVTVDEDKLAKDRAVADANARVKELEKNVGDLQKILELKNKDLAEKQSAASAKAVANVVAPTSASKPEVQAPAPAAVVSAASAPDVSASAVATPIPPVKKKVAPPPPPPPPESNWYDNWSDWLLPGTVVLALLGGVGLWSSRRNKKTQQFDDSVLTGSSMKANSMFGSTGGQSVDTNNSVFNSNFAPSASQLDANEVDPVAEADVYIAYGRDSQAEEILKEALRTQPERHAVRVKLLEIYFSRKDPRSFERLASELYGMTSGEGDEWAQAISMGVTLEPTNPLYAGGKSHSDFSGGSAALGASTQPQDDLDPESLLGNSLSQDMLDSISIIDTASGLTEDPNHPNAEFVSTKDSNLEPILDIDSLDFDLDMPDIAPTNELDVAPAMLSEVSEVAVQKSVVEESSVDFGVIDFDFGSSDADVKVATVEDNAGSLKSEVSEFKSASLVDENNLAFESSSTENSLDFSGLKAEHDLVMPTDNADAALASAPSAFEFDLSGINLDLGSDDLKLDIPVSTNDDVSSYNAEMATKLDLAVAYQEIGDKEGARELLDEVLKGGTSDQIEKAKAMLSQLI
- the asd gene encoding aspartate-semialdehyde dehydrogenase, yielding MKLVGLVGWRGMVGSVLMQRMQEEGDFAHIEPMFFSTSNTGGAAPAMAKNEKTLKDANDIDALKKCDIIITCQGGEYTTEIFPKLRAAGWNGYWIDAASSLRMDDDAIIVLDPVNLDVIKSGFSRGVKNYIGGNCTVSCMLMGLGGLFQHNLVDWMSSMTYQAASGGGAQHMRELLTQFGSIHAEVKALLDNPAAAILEIDRKVLSKQHSFAADEIKQFGAPLAGNLIPWIDKDLGNGVSKEEWKAGAETNKILGTGEAFGTAAIPVDGLCVRVGAMRCHSQALTIKLKRDVPLDEINDMIAQNNQWVKVVPNERAASMQYLTPAAVTGSLTIPVGRLRKMQMGGEYLSAFTVGDQLLWGAAEPLRRMLKILIAD
- the leuB gene encoding 3-isopropylmalate dehydrogenase; translated protein: MKIAILPGDGIGPEIVAQAVKVLNALGESFEMETAPVGGAGYEASGHPLPEATLKLAQDADAVLFGAVGDWKYDSLERSLRPEQAILGLRKNLNLFANLRPAILYPELAGASTLKPEVVSGLDILIIRELTGDIYFGQPRGVRICPDGPFKGQREGFDTMRYAEGEIRRIAHVAFQAAQKRDKRLTSVDKANVLETFQFWKDVVIDVHKEYPDVALDHMYVDNAAMQLVRAPKKFDVIVTGNMFGDILSDAAAMLTGSIGMLPSASLDANNKGLYEPSHGSAPDIAGKGVANPLATILSAAMMLRFSLGKPEQADRIEDAVKKVLAQGLRTPDIYEAGTTKVGTVEMGAAVVQALS